GTCACATTTTAGGAAGCCGTTTGGAGCTTCCAAAAGCCCTGGTAGCAGAGTTAAAGGGCAGTCTCCTAGTTTCCTCTGGTAAAAATAATGGGTTGGTCATTACAGATATTCATCCTGGATCGTTATGGGCGGTCGGGAGTGTTCTTTAGATCAGAGGGATGTTTAGCTCCCATAGTCATGGTGTCCGGAGAGTTTGTGTTCCTTTGACTTTTGCATGAGATCCACAGTGATTCTAGGAAGAAAACACTCCCTACCTAGGACTACTTTTTGCCTACAGATGTTTTCTAGAGTTACTTGAGACCTTTAAACCAGTATGTCGAAACGTAGTATTTCAAAGACCACCTACAACAGAATTCTTTGGGATGTTTTCTAAAAACACAAACTTCTGGGTCCCACTCCAGACATGCAGACATTTTGAATCAGAACTTTTATGGGTAGAGTCTAGGAATCTGGAAATTAAGATTTCCTATACAAACTAAAGCTTGAAAATAATTGTCTAAAAGGGGCATAATGTCAGCACTTTCCTTTTTCAGTTTGCCAAGTGAATACTAAACAGTAATGTTATATCCTTTAAATGTTCTCTAAGTATTCTTATAAAATCATCtttcaaaatttcaaaacttTTCATGCAGATGGTTTGCTGTCTTCCAAAGTTAATTCACAAAGAtgggcaaacaaacaaacaaacaaacaaaaaaggacaaCAGAAAAGATGGCACTTCAACctaaatctttcttttctttctcctacaCAATAACCAGATCTGCATCCTTGCCAGAGGAAACTTCCAGGCTCCTCCCACTTCCATCCCAGGTTCTTTTCTTCACAgggatttttttccaaataaatatttgtatgtcTGATCCCATCATGGCTGTCTCTCAGGGGATGAAAACTAACAAATCAGGCTTGAGACTTTGCACTCaactcctcttttcttttcctataatgattatttttttgtgtgtgtaatgcCCCCCTAACCCTAAATTAAATCATTTTGCAtctgtgtcctttttcccccatttctgTTGCGCTCACTAGTGAACTCAAGATTAAGGATTAATATTAATTTTACCTGCTGTTATggggcacttactatgtgccagactctGTGCTAAATACTTTTGTTATATCTCATCTGATTCATATAATAACCTTGTCAGATagacattatttccattttactgatgaaaaaattgaggcttagagTGGTGAAAAATTTACCCAAAGTCATATGATTAGTAAGGGGTGGATCCTGGACTCTAGGACCACTGACTTCATAGAGGCCAGTGATAATAGGAGTAATAATAGCAGCCAATACCATGAAACATTTCTGTTGTGTGTGACATTTTGCTAAGGGTTTGATTCAATAACACattaaatacttaaaacaatacCACGAAGCAGGTACTCTTATTGTAATTTTCTGTTGTGGAatatgaggctcagagaagttgaaaATCTTGGGCAAGAAATTTGCAATTGCAAATGCTTACTTTAAataggaagaaagggagaaaccaagatggaggcgtaggttaacgcaggaggtcgctgcctcgaacaaccacttcagagatataactaaaggacagaacggacatcatccaaaaccacaggaaggctggctgagtggaaattctacaactaggaggaaagagaatatcatacccagactcagaggaggcgcagtgctgaagtgaaatactcaggtgcggagtgcgcgcgcggagtgggctggcggcggagggcgcggttgttgtttttaatcgggagggagtttcagactctgagctccagatccaggcgagtctctggggagcaagactcaaacgggagaagcgggactgtctggcttcggtcggaactcaaaggcagctttctctccgaggtttgcagccattgctgggactctgagaggcagagcccctggggaaggaactgagagcagccataactgctcgctccggcccgccctctagatcccctgggacccgccccgtccaagccctgcgcagaaccatttgccggatagcctcaggcaaaggctagattagcaccgccttagagatccagcacagaagccctcccactgcagacccagcggactctcatagccagtttgcctggaggtcaactcacccccggtattgccaacatcaatcaatgcttaaaggcaacaagactgcacacaaagaccactagggggtgtaccaagaaagcataaaaaatgcggagacaaagaaacaggacaaaactgtcaatggaggatattgagttcagaaccacacttttaaggtctcttaagaactgtctagaagctgccgataaacttagtaaggccctcgaaaagactggtgagaccgccgataaatgttgtgagatcctcaagaaatctaatgagacccttgatgttatattggggaaccaactagaaattaagcatacacagactgaaataacgaatattatacagactcccgacagcagaccagaggagcgcaagaatcaagtcaatgatttgaaatgtgaggaagcaaaaaacacccaatgggaaaagcaaaatgaaaaaagaatccaaaaatgcgaggatagtgtaaggagcctctgggacagcttcaagcgtaccaacatcagaattataggggtgccagaagatgagagagaccaagatattgaaaacctatttgaagaaataatgacagaaaacttcccccacctggtgaaagaaatggacttacaggtccaagaagcgcggagaaccccaaacaaaaggaatccaaagaggaccacaccaagacacatcataattaaaatgccaagagcaaaagacaaagagagaatcttaaaagcagcaagagaaagaaacccagttacctacaagggaatacccatacgactgtcagctgatttctcaacagaaactttgcaggccagaagggaatggcaagaaatattcaaagtgatgaataccaagaacctacaaccacgattactttatccagcaaagctatcattcagaattgaaggtcagataaagagcttcacagataaggaaaagctaaaggagttcatcaccaccaaaccaggattatatgaaatgctgaaaggtatcctttaagaagaggaagaggaagaaaaaggtaaagatacaaattatgaacaacaaatatgcatctatcaacaagtgaatctaagaatcaagtgaataaataatctgatgaacagaatgaactggtgattataatagaatcagggacatagaaagggaatggactgactattcttggaggggggaaaggggtgtgggagatgtgggaagagactggacaaaaatcgtgcacctatggatgaggacagtgggtggggagtgagggcggagggtggggcgggaactgggaggaggggagttatggggggggaaaaaagaggaacaaatgtaataatctgaacaataaagatttaattaaaaaaaaataaataggaagaaagatctcaaataagTAACCTAACTCTACAACATAAGGAACTAGAGAAAGAGAACAAACTAAATtctaataaagattagagtggagATAGATAAATTACAGAATAGTAAAACAAGAGAGataatcaatgaaacaaaaagttggttcctgccctgaccggtttggctcaatggctagagcgttgccctgtggactgaaaggtcccaggttcaattccagtcaagggcctgtaccttggttgtgggcacatccctagtgtggggtgtgcaggaggcagctgattgatgtttctctctcatcgatgtttctaactctctatccctctcccttcctctctgtaaaaaatcaataaaatatattaaaaaaaaaaaaaagttgattccTCAAAAGAGATGAAAAGATTGACAAAACTTAACCTAGTTTGACtaagaaaaaaagtgagaagactcaaattactaaaatcataaatgaaagtgGGTACATTATTAACAATTCTAtggaaataataagaattataataGTACTATGAGTAATTGTATGCCAGCAAATTGGAtgacttagatgaaatggacaaacaCAAAACCTTACCAAGATGGAATCACAAAGTGTAGGGAGCGGCTCCAGAGTTAAGCCTCAGATTGACagggcagagccacaaacaagtcccagcttacagggcagagccctcttagcataattaagcttgaccttatggccgCCCCCTAGATaattcctaggtagctaatgggctttGGGAGAtccagcaagtgctgccaaaacaaggaaactcacaagaacattgtatctatgttgaccactaccttgtttttctctgactataaaataaagcctcagcttgctggctggatccttctctgtggcctcatccaggcacaggagatccaccgagccccgggtatattctctttgtctctctttgctttaatccttcaccacccccgcTCAGGCTTACCGAACCCTTAgctgtgctggcacagcacaacaaagaaatagaaaatatgagtAGACCTATAAAtagtaaggagattgaatcagtgtaagcatttgacaaaattcagcatcCTTTCgtgataaaaatgctcaaactaggaatagaaggaaactacATCAACATTATAAAGGCCGTTTATGACAAACCCACACCTAACATGATTCTCAATAGTGAAAGACTAAAAGTTTTTTCCTAAGATCAGGCAGAGACAAAGATCTGCCTTCATTTGCCATTTCTACTCAAAacagtattggaagtcctagccagcaattagacaagaatgagaaataaaaggcatcccaaTTGGAAAAGGAGATGTAAAATTATGTCTGTTTGCATATGATATGACCTtctatgtagaaaaccctaaagtccCACAAAaattgttagaactaataaacaagtTCAGCAAAGCTGCAGGATACTAAATGAACAGGTAAAAATAAGTTGTGCTTCTATATATGAACAATGAACAATTcagaaaggaaattaagaaaatgccatttacaatagcatcaaaaagaataaaatttttaggAATTAACTTAACCAGGGAAGTGAAAGACTTATTATATACTGaacaaccacacaaaaaaattgcTGGAAAAATATGGGAAGACattctatgttcatggattggaagccTTCATATTGTTAAGATGACAATACTgcccaaagtgatctacagattgaatgcaatccctatcaataCCCTAATGACATTTTgggaacaaaaatagaaaaatccatcCTGAAATTCATATGGAATGTCAAGAGACCCCCAATAACCAAAGCAAactggaaaaagaacaaaattggaggattCATACTTCCTTATTTCAAAATTTACTGTAAGGCTGTGACATATAGAAATGGattagaaagcccagaaataaaccctcacatataCGGCCAAATGATTTTGAGAAGAGTACCAAGACCCTCCCTGGCAGGTGTAGCTCAGCTGTGTGGAGCACCGTCCCGTACACTAAAAGATgatgggttctattcctggtcaggaaacaacccaggttgttggtttgatcctTAGGCaaggcatgtgcgggaggcagccagttgatgtttcacTCTTACATCATTACATCAAgagtcactctctctctctttcattctctagaatcaatttttaaaaagtgccaagACCATACAAGAAGGAAAGCACAGTCTTTTCAAGAAATGGCACTTGGAAAATGGTATTTACATCAAAAGAATGAATTGGAACTACTtaacaccatatacaaaaaattaactcaCAATGGACCAAAAATCTAAGTGTGAGagctaaacttaaaaaaaactcttaaaagaGAACATAAGATGAAATCTTCATGATATTGGATTTGTCAAGGAATTTCTGGATATTAAACTAAGAGCACAAGCAACAaagaatcctacataataaaaggctaatatgcaaattgtccctaagGGTGAGAGTTCGACCAACCGGGTGTTAGACGtgcgctaaccaccagggaggtcccggctggcagccagcagctgctagggaccctactggtgcacaaaatttcatgcactaggcctctagtaagtagataaattggactttatcaaaattttaaaaattgtgtttatgAAACgacaatgttaaaaagaaaaaagacacacacagaatgggtgaaaatatgtgaaaatcatatatctgataagggattaatatccagaatatatatgtAACTATTACTCAACAACAACCATAAAACAATAGGATGAAAAAATGGCCAGAGGAACTGAGTAGAAATGTCTTCCAAGAAAATATAGCAAAggacaataagcacatgaaaagatgctcagcatcactaatcgtTAGAGAAATGAAATCAAAACCACCATGAGATGACACCTCACACCGATTGAGATGGCTGttacaaaaaccaaaaaccaccCAGAAAACAATGTGTTGGCAAGGATGGGGAAAGCTGGAACTTCTGTGCATTGCCAGGAGGAATATttaatggtgcagccactatggaaaatggcACAGCAGTTCATCAAGAAATTGAACAAAAATTACTATTTGATccagtaattctacttctgggtaaatactcaaaagaattgaaagcagggatttgaacagatatttgtacacccttgttcacagcagcattattcacaacagacaaaaggtagaaacaacacAGAATTCATGGACAGATGAATGAGAAATTAAACGTGATggatgcaatggaatattattcagccttaacaaGGAATGAAATTGTGATATATGCTATaatatggatgaaacttgaagacACTATGCTatgtgaaaaaagccagacacaaaaggataaatatcatatgattccacttatatgaagtacctagagtagtcaTATTAATAGAAACAGAATGGTGGCTTCCAGGGGTTGGGATTGGGGATTGGAGagctattgtttaatgggtacagagttttagtgtggcaagatgaaaaagttcctAACGGATAGTGGTAATGATTGCAtaacaatgtgaatgcacttaatgccactgagGTATACACTTaaaagttaaaatggtaaattttgtgtatAGTTTATCACATAAAAAATGAGCATAAAAAGCAACCTTGTGCAAGGTCACAGTGAATGCCAGACCCAGGGTCGGAAACTGAGCTCTTAACCACTTTGCCCTTCTGTTTACTGTGATGTCTCCTGATTGACAATCTGCTCCCTGTGACTTCTGTCCCTTTATCACACCATTGGTAGAGCAATCCTCCCAGGGAGACGTAGACGGGTCAAGGAGTCACTTACATTGTACGTCCAGCTCGAGAGGGTCACTCTTGCTGGAACTGATGGGGTTGAAGACCTCACACTGAAAGCCCCCAGCGTCCTCcctcctgacagggtctatggtgaggATGCTGTTGTCCGGGGACAGCTTCATCCTGTGCTTGTGAGGTAGAATCTGGTTCTTGAAGAGCCACCGGATGGAGATGCCCCTGTCATTGGTGAGGCAGGTCAGGACCACGGCGTCCTTGTGCTCTGTGACTGTGGCATTGCTGGCTCGGAGGGCGGGCTTCCCCACTGGCTCTGTGGAGAACAGGGGAGGTGACTGACtgtgaaggggtcgcgacccacaggttgagaaccgctgctctaaagactTCTTTCATCAGAGTTGACACCTCTTGCCTCTCAGCCAACctgagtttttaaaagaataaggcAGGTCTGTGCATCACAAGACAAACAAATGCATGAGGAGCTGTGCACACAGAAGATGTAAGGCTGCCTGCTCTATGTCTGCGAGAAAAAGAACAGACTCTCAGGGCTCAGATAACTATTAGGGTTTCATCACAGAGAGACACGGGACTGGGAGTCAGAGACCACCCGGCACCTGCCCTGGCTCCTCACTGACCAGCTGACTGCCTGGCCGACCTTGGGTCTCACCTGGAATGTGCAGGTGCTGAGTCCCCTCCAGCTACACAGACCTACGTTGCCGGGTGGAGATGTGTTTCCACCGAAGCCTCACAGTCCAGGGTTAACCTAGAGATGAGTAATGATGGGCCTCCCCATAGTCCTTAAACCCAGAGAAGACTGCGCAGGGTGTCCTGGAACTGGGTGTCTGAGCAGAAACAATACACGGGAGACCCAAAGCAAGTCTGGCGGTGAGTTTAGGacccaggctgcagggccacgAGGTGTGGCCGTCTGTCCAGGAGttcactggtgactgacatgaGACAGTGACCCCAGAAAGGGCAGAGCAGAGTCCAGGAATGATTTAGAAAAGAGTGGGGGACGGCGGGAGCTGGCTGGCGGTGGCAGCAGAGCCAGGCTCTCTGCCCTTGGTCTGTAATGTCCTTTCTGCCACTGCAGAGGGCAGGGATCCTTCCTCAACACGCAGACAATAGCACGTACAGAAGGGGGGCttgtggaggtgggggagcatGAACTTGCTGGAAATATGGCCCTCGTGGTCCATTTGTGTTTGGCAGTTATGAGAGAGATTTTGAGGTAAACTGTGAAAGAATATGTGAAAATCACTCATGCCCCGAAGATCTAATGCCAGATTTTGCAGGAATCTCTGTCTAGAGAGCACGAAGGTCATAGACCAAGTTCTGCCATCCAACCAGGTCACACTGTGACCAAAGGGAGATGCCACAGTGGGTTTGGAATCAGGGACTCCCTGGGATAGAGAGAAGGTGAGTCCTGAGAAGAGAAGTGACCGGAGGGTGAGTCCAGGTGTCTGTGCTGTGTACAGGGCGGGAAAACACCAGATTGGGAGAAAGGACATGTGCCATGTTAGTAAAGTTAGGAAGACGGTCCTTCCCTGTTTCTAGGGACAGtcaggcaggtggggaggagccCCCACATGGGCCTGTGGCATgtgctcttccttttctttctcactcagGAAACAACTGGAGTTTAGTCAAATTCATTCAAATGGGCAGCGTCTGAGAGAAAGGAGAGTGGCTGGTGGATCTCACCATCTGAGAGGATCCCACCTGCGGTCAAGGTGTCATCATGAGAACACGTGTGTGAAACAGACAGTGAACCAGTCAGATGGTGCAGGGTCACCAGGCCCATCTTGGGAAGGTCTCCGGAGCCACTGGGAGGAATGGGAGCCTCACACCAGGACGAGGATGTGAGTCAGGAGTCAGGGGTGAAGTGAGCACAGTAAGGCCCTTGGAGTGGAGGAGAGGCCTTGGCATGACTCACGTTGGTCAGTCAGTCTGTGTGATTCTGATTGAGTGACTGTATCTTCCTGTAACTCAGTTTTCCCTGATTGAAACAGGATAAATGGTAAATGGTCTCAGGTTTCCCATGCTGCCTGTGAACGAACCTTGTATCTTTCACAGTTTCCTAACCTAAAGCTTGGAGTAGAGGGGCTGCCTAACTGTTAACTTGACAGCCTCTGTTATTCTTTGTGTCTCTGAGAGAGGATGCCGTGGGCAGATCCCTGGTGGACTAGGAGCTTCGAGGAAcatcttccctttccctccctggggagaccttgttcctcttccttcctatGTCCCCCAGGGCAGTTGGCTAAAGGCCTGGGGACCTTGTCCACATACTCCCAACACGTGGTCTCAGGTGAAGGAGCAGGCTCCATCCCTCCCCACGTGTGGCTCTTGAGGCTGAGCCCTGGCGGTGACCACCTCAGCAAACTTGTGACATGGGCACCTGGGAAATTGttgctgccagtcagccctgcccacAGATCAACCTCAATCACCCAGAGGCTCCTCAGGTTCCCTGGAGTCAGGAGCCCTGGACAGaggtctggggagggaccacCTGGGTTGAACTTGTCTGTAAGGATCCCAgggatcccgcaggccaggccctgTATAAGTCCTGCAGGGTTGTTCTCTGGGTCATGGTTGGGAGGGGCCCAGTTGTCTGGACTGAGACTGGTCTCCCTCTGCTGAGTCACTCCCATCAGACTGGCCCTTCTCTCTGTGGAGAATGTCTGCAGGGCTGGAATCCGGAAAGGGTACTCTGACCTTAAGGAGTTTGTCTCCATtgtgtgtcctgcactaaatgCCCAAACCCAACCTGGAATGCGAGGCAGAGGGGAATGTAAGAGAGTCCAGGCCTggcagtcctgtgtgtgaagtagaatATACCCCACCCGacacccagaggtcagagggcAATCACTCACGGAATACACGGAGCTGTCCAGTTACTCTTTTGCTCCGAAAATCTTTGTCTATGGCTTGTAGAGTGTAGTATCCTGTGTCCTGCAGGGTGACTTTCTGGAACAGCAGGGATCCATTGGGGTATATTGTCTCTCGATGGCGGTATGCGGGCCCGAGAGTAGTTGTTTGAGTGTCTATTACATATGATACGATTTGAAGGTCAACGTCCGTTATTTCCCCTGTGTACCACATATAGCCCATTAGATCCCCAGGCAGGTTGTGGACACGGAGAAGCACATCCTTCCCTTCGGCAGCACTGGGCGGCACTGATTCAATAGTGagctgggcagtggtgggcaggctccagaGGGTTACGAGTGAggctaggagggaagagagaagttGATCAACATTTGGAGCTATGTATTGGAAGGAAAGATGATGGCCTGGGTCCTAGCAggtctcttcatctctcagccttggtgtgtgtgagtgtatttcCTGTGGTCAAGTGCAGCAGCATGGCCAGCAATACTTCAGCACCTCTGACCTTATTTCCTGTTTGAAAaatcccaggtgcctgcctggctcctggatcCTGAAGTCAGAAATGCTCACAGGCACTGCTCAGACCCCTGTTGACACCAAAGACCTGTGTCTCCACTTTCTGACCTGCCCCTGTTCTGTTTTCCTCATGGCACTTGTGGGTACCTAACCTCACATCTAGATGTTTCCTTGTGTGTCTCCTCTCCATAGAAGGTGAGCTCCATGGGGGAAGGGGTTTGTCTGATCTGTTGTACCCCCAGGGCCCGCAGCAGGCTGAAGTGCCTGTGGGTGAATGAATAAGTGCTCCCTGGGTCCTGCACTCCCTGGGGTGCATGTACTCAGTTCTGAGGTTGGTGGTAAAGACAACGCTTAGTGCCcctgttcattttttcttatatcaCCCTGACACAAATAGATATTATTATAATCAGTTTTCAGGAACAATTTCAGTGATGAATAACTTGTAAAACTTACCATAATCTAGGTTTTCCTGTCCCTCACCACCTCCAGATCATGGGAGTGTCCTGctgctgagcccccccccccccccaccctactCTGCTCCCCTGTCCTCTTCCCTCAGGTCCAAACAGaagccctctgtcccctctcagAGCGCTGTGCTCCCCAGGAGACCCTGAGCCAGTCTCTGTCTCCCCTTTTCCTGTCCACCCCCAGGATTTATCCCCTCCTTACCAGCCAGCAGGAGCCCCTGCGGGGGGATGCACCCTCTGTGAGCAGGGACTGAGGGGGACTCCATTTCCGTCCCTCCCTCTGTGAGAAGAGCTTGAGGTCCAGAAGCACTCACAGGCACTGCTCTCCCTACTGGTGGGACCTGCTGAGCCTCCTCTAGGGACAAGCTCACTCTCCTGGTCAcatgggcagggggcggggtctGTGCTCAGGTCCCTTCCTATGTCCTACCCTcctttccacctccccctcccaccatccTGGTTACCTTCCAGCTAAATGTCAGATCCTGGGAATTGAtgaggcctctgtttcctcagtgattctccaccccctccaccctcatAGGCGCATTTCCTTTTGAGATAAGCTTGAGTCTTGgacatggaggtgggggtgggggtgggggaaattcCCTAGAGCTCAAGTTGAGTGCCCAGTAGCGCCCCCTGGGGCCTCTCTTATTCCTTCTGGACTTCTGTTTCTGATCAGGAGCCCTGGGGTGACATGAAGAACTCTTGTCACAGGGATGTCAACCCCTTGTGCATCGGATCACCTGTGGACGGTGGTAAAGATGGTGATGCCTACAGGACACTGTAGAAATGCTGCTTATCAGCTCCCCAGCTAATGTGGATGCCCACCAGGCTGAGACCCTGtgaactgggggtggggcagccccgcccctctcctgtgcacaggaGTGTCTGCAGTTCCTGTTCAGAGACAGGTtctgagagccctggctgggaagctcagttggttagagcttcctcctgataagccaaggttgcCTGTTTGATGGCAGGTCAGGGCATCTGCAAGGATCTACCATTAAATGcttaaatgagtggaacaacaaatcaatgtttctctcacactcccttcctctctaaaaccagtcaattaaaaaacatataataaaaaagcCAAAGAcgaatgcagattctgactcagttgGTGTGCAgtggaccagagactctgcatctaacaagctctcaggggaggtggatcttactggcctgtggagcccattgtctttctttttgtcatttatcacatatttattgagcttatTCTGCTCTCCCAGGCAGTATAGCTGGGCATACAGCAGTCCACAAAACACAGAAGTGAAAATCCAATGCTTATTAATAAATCCATGAGC
This is a stretch of genomic DNA from Myotis daubentonii chromosome 15, mMyoDau2.1, whole genome shotgun sequence. It encodes these proteins:
- the LOC132216850 gene encoding carcinoembryonic antigen-related cell adhesion molecule 1-like, encoding MESPSVPAHRGCVPPQGLLLAASLVTLWSLPTTAQLTIESVPPSAAEGKDVLLRVHNLPGDLMGYMWYTGEITDVDLQIVSYVIDTQTTTLGPAYRHRETIYPNGSLLFQKVTLQDTGYYTLQAIDKDFRSKRVTGQLRVFQPVGKPALRASNATVTEHKDAVVLTCLTNDRGISIRWLFKNQILPHKHRMKLSPDNSILTIDPVRREDAGGFQCEVFNPISSSKSDPLELDVQYDPTLPSPGLSVGAMAGIVVGVLAGVALVATLAYFLCIRKTGGASDQRDLTEHKPSASNHSR